Genomic window (Egicoccus halophilus):
GGGAACCGCACTCGTCGTCGCCCGATCGACCGTTCGCGGCGTGAGTGCGTCGTCGGGGAAGGTGGGAGCGTCGGCGGAGGAGTTGGCGGCGGTGTCGGCGCAGGTTGCGGCGGCGAGTGAGGAGACGGCGGCGCAGTCGAACGTGGTGGCGGCTGCTGGTGAGCAGGTGAGCTCCAACGTGCAGACGGTGGCGACGGCGGTGGAGGAGATGTCGGCGTCGGTGCGCGAGATCGCGTCGTCGTCGGCGGAGGCGAGTCGGGTGGCCGGCGAGGCGGTCCGCAGCGTCGAGCTGTCCAACGAGAAGGTCGCGGCGTTGGGGGTGTCGAGTGCGGAGATCGGCAAGGTCATCGAGGTGATCACCTCGATTGCGGAGCAGACCAACCTGTTGGCGCTGAATGCCACGATCGAGGCGGCGCGTGCCGGTGAGGCGGGCAAGGGCTTCGCGGTGGTCGCCAACGAGGTCAAGGAACTCGCCAAGGAGACCGCGAAGGCCACCGAGGAGATCGCGAGCCGCGTGCAGTCGATCCAGACCGACTCGGAGCTGGCGGTCGACACCATCGGACAGATCTCGGAGGTGATCGGGCGGATCGCGGACATGCAGAACACGATCGCGTCGGCGGTGGAGGAGCAGACGGCGACGACCAACGAGATCTCGCGCAACGTCAACGAGGCGGCGCGGGGGTCGTCGGAGATCGCGGAGAACATCGTGTCGGTGGCGCAGGCGGCGGGGGACACCTCGCAGGGTGCGGCGCGTACGCAGCAGGCCGCGGCGGAGCTCCGTGAGGTGGCCGAGGGACTGCAGGCGCTGGTCGAGGGTGCCAGGGCGTCGGCGGTGGGAAGCCGTCCGGTGTCGCGTGGTGGGGACGGTGCCTCCGC
Coding sequences:
- a CDS encoding methyl-accepting chemotaxis protein; protein product: MKTSLPSGPGPAFSGKVLLVLARVSLHKKMLLPSVTTVVLFGLLTVWLLVGLGRTAEDLKQLYYREYLLTEAALSASVVLGDLDGGFSRAIYSDDPNVRRAAAEGFAGATTQMHDELQRLDDGDLDPAERALFDRFVADYTEAEQVWGTGLELAAAGDLAAARDQDAAAVAAWEQTAAVVGELVEELVADGQATYRAAEANYAELRSAAIAVAALTALLALGTALVVARSTVRGVSASSGKVGASAEELAAVSAQVAAASEETAAQSNVVAAAGEQVSSNVQTVATAVEEMSASVREIASSSAEASRVAGEAVRSVELSNEKVAALGVSSAEIGKVIEVITSIAEQTNLLALNATIEAARAGEAGKGFAVVANEVKELAKETAKATEEIASRVQSIQTDSELAVDTIGQISEVIGRIADMQNTIASAVEEQTATTNEISRNVNEAARGSSEIAENIVSVAQAAGDTSQGAARTQQAAAELREVAEGLQALVEGARASAVGSRPVSRGGDGASAPVAPVAPAVPAAPVYDHQPVGSSYLG